In Ornithodoros turicata isolate Travis unplaced genomic scaffold, ASM3712646v1 Chromosome13, whole genome shotgun sequence, the following proteins share a genomic window:
- the LOC135372177 gene encoding uncharacterized protein LOC135372177 — MSPFFIEKAVASLSKNVTEIKRLRSGDLLLKCTSEADCERILNTQQMLGIKISSTLHRTLNTSRGVVSLAELIDVPSEEILENLKSQKVIDVRKIKIRKNNEYITTRNTILTFDCPTLPERLKVGYLTAEVRPYIPNPLRCFKCNRFGHPSDTCRGSSCCARCSMQDHNSKECRGPDHCVNCAGDHPSYSRSCPKWKFEKEVMHIKVTQKLSYPEARKKASPFQFQKSFSSVVKEKPKMISCATQTENTTQSEETCTPLSETPPPVTVTTASQPSSVASLSQAPLSSSQTVEASSMECDDDTSSQGSFASVSSQSQRKPKSSISGSGSLPDISPKELAAARKKTPRQPIMPPKKK, encoded by the coding sequence ATGTCACCGTTtttcattgagaaggcggtggcatcgcTCTCAAAAAATGTGACTGAAATTAAGCGCCTCAGATCAGGTGACTTATTGCTTAAATGTACCTCggaagccgactgtgagcgAATTCTGAACACACAGCAGATGCTCGGAATCAAAATATCATCAACGTTGCATAGGACTCTGAATACCTCCCGTGGTGTTGTGTCGTTAGCTGAACTCATTGATGTTCCGTCAGAAGAAATTCTTGAAAATCTGAAAAGCCAAAAGGTGATCGAcgtaagaaaaatcaaaatcagGAAGAACAATGAGTACATAACGACACGCAACACAATCCTCACATTTGACTGCCCGACTTTACCAGAAAGGCTCAAGGTAGGGTATCTGACTGCAGAGGTGCGGCCATATATCCCTAATCCACTCAGATGCTTCAAGTGTAAccgctttggccatccttccGATACTTGCAGAGGTTCTTCATGCTGTGCCCGCTGCAGCATGCAGGACCACAACTCTAAGGAGTGCAGAGGGCCGGATCACTGCGTCAACTGCGCAGGTGACCACCCTTCATACTCTAGGTCTTGtccaaagtggaagtttgagaaagaggtgatgcacatcaaagtcacacagaaactaagttatccagaagccaggaagaaggcatctccgttccagttccagaaatccttttcatctgtcgttAAAGAGAAACCAAAGATGATCTCATGCGCAACACAGACAGAGAATACAacacaaagtgaagaaacaTGTACACCTCTCTCTGAAACACCACCTCCTGTAACTGTAACCACAGCTTCCCAACCCTCTTCTGTGGCGTCACTCTCACAGGCGCCACTTTCGTCATCGCAAACcgtggaggcaagctccatggaatgcgatgatgacacgagctcgcaaggctcGTTCGCGAGCGTGAGCTCACAATCTCAAAGAAAGCCTAAGAGCAGTATTTCGGGGAGTGGCTCACTCCCCGATATATCGCCCAAAGAACTCGCGGCTGCGCGGAAAAAAACTCCGAGACAGCCCATAATGCccccaaagaagaaataa
- the LOC135372178 gene encoding uncharacterized protein LOC135372178, which produces MDIPPDAPLEPPPPRSAQLIENPSVGTVGVKVHLPPFWTKNPRAWFLQIEARFALRRITSPLTKYLNVVSALPPDIADQLDYLLAAPPPDNPYEQLKEAILTRTECSEQSRIRELLSGEELGDRRPSQLLHRMR; this is translated from the coding sequence atggaCATTCCCCCCGACGCTCCTTTGGAGCCACCGCCGCCCCGTTCCGCTCAGCTTATCGAGAATCCCTCCGTCGGCACGGTTGGCGTTAAAGTTCACTTGCCCCCTTTTTGGACAAAGAACCCTCGGGCATGGTTCCTGCAAATCGAAGCCCGATTTGCTCTTCGTCGCATCACCTCGCCGCTTACAAAGTACTTAAACGTCGTGTCTGCTCTCCCTCCGGATATCGCTGATCAACTGGATTATCTCCTGGCCGCCCCTCCGCCCGATAATCCTTACGAGCAACTCAAAGAAGCCATTCTAACCCGCACCGAGTGCTCAGAACAGTCGCGCATTCGCGAACTGCTCTCCGGTGAGGAATTGGGTGACCGCAGACCGTCGCAGCTCCTCCATCGCATGCGGTAG